The Pseudoalteromonas translucida KMM 520 genome has a window encoding:
- a CDS encoding endonuclease encodes MTRFILALLAFFVCFSLSAEEFTRFSTAKRHLIKTLPNNAKSIYCGCDIKKQGKKLVPDPTNCGYVPRNTHTRSGNVNARALRIEWEHIVPAWEFGHQLQCWQDGGRKNCRKVSAKFRKMEADINNLAPAIGEINADRSNYRFGMLSESATQYGRCEVKVNFKQRVIEPPFYARKQIADAYAYMQKTYGLKISNKQQQLFNAWQQQAYAAQTNTKKL; translated from the coding sequence ATGACTCGATTTATTTTAGCCTTGTTGGCTTTTTTTGTATGTTTTTCGCTGTCGGCTGAAGAATTCACTCGGTTTTCAACCGCTAAAAGACACCTAATTAAAACCCTGCCTAATAACGCAAAAAGTATTTACTGTGGCTGCGATATAAAAAAACAGGGTAAAAAACTAGTTCCCGATCCCACTAACTGTGGTTATGTGCCACGCAATACACATACCCGCTCAGGTAACGTAAATGCACGCGCTTTGCGCATAGAATGGGAGCATATTGTGCCTGCCTGGGAATTTGGCCACCAATTACAATGCTGGCAAGATGGCGGGCGTAAAAACTGCCGTAAAGTAAGTGCTAAGTTTAGAAAGATGGAAGCCGATATAAACAACTTAGCCCCTGCTATTGGTGAAATTAACGCCGATCGTTCTAATTACCGCTTTGGAATGCTTAGTGAAAGCGCCACCCAATATGGCCGCTGTGAAGTTAAAGTTAACTTTAAACAACGAGTAATAGAGCCTCCCTTTTATGCCCGTAAACAAATAGCCGACGCCTACGCCTATATGCAAAAAACTTACGGCCTAAAAATATCAAATAAACAACAGCAGTTATTTAATGCTTGGCAACAACAAGCGTATGCCGCGCAAACCAATACCAAAAAGCTTTAA
- the hmpA gene encoding NO-inducible flavohemoprotein, translated as MLSDKTIEIVKSTVPLLAEAGTVVTDHFYKRLFSHNPELKNIFNMSNQDTGRQQFALFNALAAYAQNIDNLEVLKAALGRINHKHTSLNILPEHYPIVGAHLIGTLKELIPEQFTPDVEYAWREAYGVLADICITEEAALYEHSKNNLGGWAGTRQFAITNKQAESELVTSFTLTPIDGEAVIAHKPGQYLGIKVKPEASEYEEIRQYSISQKSNGKNYRISVKKELLPNPGMVSNHLHSLEQGAIVELYPPAGDFFLRNNTHPAVLISAGVGQTPMMAMLETLLSDTGNQNIMYLHACENAQQHSFANYLNELSTVYPRLQTMTWFNQGDAGADFTGFMDLHAVQTQLPLSNGDFYLCGPVNFMAFVKKQLLELGVNNENIHYEIFGPHQDL; from the coding sequence ATGTTATCTGATAAAACTATTGAAATTGTTAAAAGTACTGTTCCTTTATTAGCTGAGGCAGGTACGGTTGTTACTGATCATTTTTACAAGCGTTTATTTAGCCATAACCCTGAGCTTAAAAATATTTTTAATATGAGCAACCAAGATACCGGCCGTCAACAATTTGCATTATTTAACGCATTGGCTGCTTATGCACAAAACATTGATAATTTAGAGGTGTTAAAAGCGGCACTTGGGCGTATTAACCATAAACATACTAGTTTAAATATTTTGCCGGAGCACTACCCAATTGTTGGTGCACATTTAATTGGCACGCTGAAAGAGCTTATTCCTGAGCAGTTCACGCCAGATGTTGAATATGCTTGGCGTGAAGCGTATGGCGTACTTGCTGATATTTGTATAACTGAGGAAGCTGCTTTATACGAGCACAGCAAAAATAACTTAGGCGGTTGGGCAGGCACACGTCAGTTTGCAATAACTAATAAGCAGGCTGAGTCAGAGCTGGTAACTAGCTTTACGCTTACACCAATTGATGGCGAGGCAGTAATTGCCCATAAACCGGGTCAATATTTAGGTATTAAAGTTAAGCCAGAGGCTAGTGAATATGAAGAGATCCGCCAGTATTCTATTTCGCAAAAAAGTAATGGTAAAAACTACCGTATTAGCGTTAAAAAAGAGTTATTACCAAACCCTGGCATGGTGTCTAACCATTTACACTCACTAGAGCAAGGCGCAATAGTAGAGCTATATCCGCCAGCAGGGGATTTCTTTTTACGTAATAACACCCATCCTGCAGTGCTTATTTCAGCGGGTGTTGGGCAAACGCCAATGATGGCAATGTTAGAGACGCTATTAAGCGATACAGGTAATCAAAATATTATGTACTTGCATGCTTGCGAAAATGCTCAGCAGCACTCATTTGCTAATTATTTAAATGAACTAAGCACTGTTTACCCGCGCTTACAAACCATGACTTGGTTTAACCAAGGCGATGCAGGAGCAGATTTTACCGGTTTTATGGATTTACACGCAGTACAAACGCAATTGCCACTGAGCAACGGCGACTTTTACTTGTGTGGACCGGTTAATTTTATGGCTTTTGTGAAAAAACAACTGCTAGAATTAGGCGTTAATAACGAGAATATTCATTACGAAATTTTCGGCCCGCATCAAGACCTATAA
- a CDS encoding NnrS family protein: MRPINLSQPVPANIRFYQITQWPVWMLPFRPYFLAAGLLAFSSIGYWLLILTGSATWQLTIPATLWHAHEMLFGFAGVVAVGFLLTAAQTWTGVPSISGKKLMLLTLLWLGARGAFFVYLPAFAQFNLYAVLVLQLAWWLGVIAALANMLLTAKSKNNYQFLVLLAALCTLNIVYLAMLIEQKMQFSLAIVDTAVLLMTLLIGIVAGRVLPFFTSKGLGLTAQVRTANVDSVLLYMSVFSIAVFFLSQLFFNQLNPGWALAVVAVLHLIRSFYWWDKNVLKVPLLWSLHFSYLALGVGLMLVAVSFYSSVILFKDALHLITISTIGMMILAMMTRVSHGHTGRSLTIPHYMAVAFALVLVAGITRSLLPFVIGPHLAWQLSAGLWLIAFLLFLIHCTPILTQRRVDGRRG, encoded by the coding sequence ATGCGACCTATTAATTTATCTCAGCCGGTACCGGCTAATATTCGCTTTTACCAAATAACGCAGTGGCCAGTATGGATGCTGCCATTTAGACCCTATTTTTTAGCCGCAGGCTTGTTGGCCTTTAGTTCAATAGGCTACTGGTTACTAATTTTAACGGGTAGTGCAACTTGGCAGTTAACAATTCCCGCTACATTATGGCATGCCCACGAAATGTTATTTGGTTTTGCAGGTGTTGTTGCGGTGGGTTTTTTACTTACCGCCGCGCAAACTTGGACTGGAGTACCTAGCATTAGTGGCAAAAAATTAATGCTATTAACGCTGCTATGGCTTGGGGCGCGAGGTGCATTTTTTGTGTATTTGCCTGCTTTTGCACAGTTTAATTTATATGCGGTGTTAGTGTTACAGCTCGCATGGTGGCTAGGTGTTATTGCAGCATTAGCTAATATGTTATTAACCGCTAAAAGCAAAAATAACTATCAATTTTTAGTGCTGTTAGCGGCGCTGTGTACGTTAAATATTGTTTACTTGGCCATGCTGATTGAACAAAAAATGCAGTTTTCGCTCGCCATTGTTGATACAGCAGTATTACTGATGACCTTATTAATTGGCATAGTAGCAGGGCGTGTATTGCCATTTTTTACCAGTAAAGGCCTTGGTTTAACAGCGCAGGTACGTACAGCTAACGTTGACTCAGTATTACTGTATATGAGCGTTTTTAGTATTGCGGTATTTTTTCTTAGTCAGTTGTTTTTTAACCAGCTAAACCCAGGTTGGGCACTTGCTGTTGTTGCTGTGCTGCATTTAATCCGCAGTTTTTATTGGTGGGATAAAAACGTACTTAAAGTTCCTTTGTTATGGTCTTTGCATTTTTCGTACTTGGCACTCGGTGTTGGTTTAATGCTGGTAGCCGTGAGCTTTTACAGCAGTGTTATTTTATTTAAAGATGCATTGCACCTCATTACCATTAGTACCATTGGGATGATGATTTTAGCCATGATGACACGCGTATCTCATGGTCATACCGGGCGCTCTTTGACTATTCCACATTATATGGCGGTTGCTTTTGCTTTAGTGTTAGTGGCTGGGATTACTCGCTCTTTACTGCCTTTTGTTATTGGGCCACACCTAGCTTGGCAGCTAAGTGCTGGGCTGTGGCTAATCGCCTTTTTATTATTTTTAATTCACTGCACACCTATTTTAACACAGCGTCGTGTTGATGGGCGTCGTGGTTAA
- the norR gene encoding nitric oxide reductase transcriptional regulator NorR codes for MSSAINLTAVAVKLAQSTLDKNCFEQLLTVLETVITSDASALLELQGEQLKPLAIKGLMPDSLGRRFKLNEHPRLEAICNTQQPLQFAHDCPLPDPYDGLLLAKTGDIPVHACLGLPLFDQQQLLGVITFDSLNANAFNAISAQTLSTLQTLCSAHFKTALQLAHYKLHAQHSSALVQELNREALTRDGGEIIGQSSAIQALKNDIKLVAASNFSVLILGETGVGKELVARNIHLHSKRSEQPLIHLNCASLAENLAESEFFGHAKGAFTGADHARQGKFQLAHGGTLFLDEIGELPLVLQSKLLRVLQSGEIQTVGEDEVKYVDVRVIAATNRNLKKEVAEGRFRADLYHRLSVYPLTVAPLRQRENDVVLLAGFFVEQTARKLAIKQLKLSVDAQLLLTQYQWPGNVRELEHVISRAALKAKQSQWQQAIITIKPEHCELNLSAGNTTQLPLPANTTNTTTGSSTNIAEQNLSLKQATDTFTHHLISQQLELHNYNWASAARTLKVDRANLVRLAKRLGISVKKSL; via the coding sequence ATGAGTAGCGCAATTAACCTCACTGCTGTAGCGGTAAAGCTGGCTCAAAGCACATTAGATAAAAACTGTTTTGAGCAATTATTGACTGTCCTTGAAACAGTGATTACCAGTGATGCCAGCGCACTGCTTGAGCTACAAGGTGAGCAGCTCAAGCCACTTGCTATTAAAGGCTTAATGCCAGATAGCCTGGGGCGGCGTTTTAAGCTTAATGAGCACCCGCGCTTAGAAGCTATTTGTAATACTCAGCAACCACTGCAATTTGCCCATGACTGCCCATTGCCCGATCCGTACGACGGCTTGCTGCTAGCAAAAACTGGCGACATTCCGGTACACGCCTGCTTAGGCTTACCCTTATTCGATCAACAACAGTTATTAGGTGTGATTACGTTTGACAGCCTAAATGCCAATGCCTTTAACGCTATTAGTGCGCAAACGCTTAGCACCTTACAGACGCTATGCAGCGCACATTTTAAAACGGCATTACAGCTGGCTCATTACAAATTACATGCCCAGCATTCCAGCGCCTTAGTGCAAGAGCTTAACCGCGAAGCACTCACCCGTGATGGCGGCGAAATTATTGGTCAAAGCTCAGCAATACAAGCACTTAAAAATGATATAAAACTTGTCGCCGCCTCTAATTTTAGTGTGTTAATTTTAGGCGAAACCGGCGTAGGCAAAGAGCTGGTTGCACGTAATATTCATTTACACTCTAAACGCAGTGAGCAGCCACTTATTCATTTAAACTGTGCTTCGCTTGCTGAAAACCTCGCCGAAAGTGAGTTTTTTGGCCATGCTAAAGGCGCTTTTACTGGGGCAGATCATGCGCGCCAAGGTAAGTTTCAGCTAGCGCACGGTGGTACTTTATTTTTAGACGAAATAGGCGAGCTACCACTGGTACTACAAAGTAAATTGCTACGGGTATTACAAAGTGGCGAAATACAAACAGTAGGCGAAGACGAAGTGAAATATGTTGATGTGCGGGTTATTGCTGCTACTAATCGTAATTTAAAAAAAGAAGTAGCCGAAGGACGCTTTAGAGCCGATTTATATCATAGATTAAGTGTTTACCCGCTAACGGTAGCGCCGTTACGCCAGCGTGAAAACGATGTGGTTTTATTAGCTGGTTTTTTTGTTGAGCAAACCGCCCGAAAATTAGCAATAAAACAACTTAAGTTAAGTGTCGATGCACAATTATTGTTAACCCAATATCAGTGGCCGGGTAACGTACGAGAGCTTGAGCATGTAATTAGCCGCGCAGCACTAAAGGCCAAACAAAGCCAATGGCAACAAGCCATTATTACCATAAAGCCCGAGCACTGTGAGCTAAACCTTAGCGCTGGTAATACAACACAGTTACCATTACCTGCTAATACCACAAACACCACCACTGGCAGTAGCACCAACATAGCAGAGCAAAATTTATCACTTAAGCAAGCAACCGATACCTTTACCCATCATTTAATTAGTCAGCAGCTTGAGCTACATAATTATAACTGGGCAAGTGCAGCACGCACCTTAAAAGTAGATCGTGCAAACTTAGTTCGCTTGGCTAAGCGCTTAGGTATTTCAGTCAAAAAGTCGCTATAA